One Streptomyces sp. RPA4-2 genomic window carries:
- a CDS encoding winged helix-turn-helix domain-containing protein — protein MGWWQVNADTLARSRFVLSPLAETFASLKVLQSGTAAHPGERAWLDAHLPAYRRRLAEDPVTALLIRSGLGREWIADFLTPTPRGEAGFEEEVARVREVPAADARAHLAVALRGPLPAALHRDDLPERAAGLLTDVWTETVRPYWARRRRVLEADVVARSAQLSQGGWAAALDALRPGTRWLGDNRLQVNPHEYPPREISGAELYFVPVTPQSHGWVSWEEPHRYAVVYPCVGALAHSGPEAVPESLGALLGPARAGVLVHLGSPLSTTQLVALTGQGLGSVGRHLKVLLDARLIQRRRAGRSVLYSRTAAGEVLVKAQGG, from the coding sequence ATGGGGTGGTGGCAGGTCAATGCCGACACCCTCGCCCGCAGCCGCTTCGTGCTCTCACCGCTCGCCGAGACCTTCGCCAGTCTCAAGGTGCTGCAGTCGGGCACGGCCGCGCACCCCGGCGAACGTGCCTGGCTCGACGCCCATCTGCCCGCGTACCGCCGTCGGCTGGCCGAGGATCCGGTCACCGCGCTGCTCATCCGGTCCGGTCTCGGCCGGGAGTGGATCGCGGACTTCCTGACACCCACGCCACGCGGCGAGGCCGGCTTCGAGGAGGAGGTCGCACGGGTCAGGGAGGTGCCGGCCGCGGACGCCCGCGCCCACCTCGCCGTCGCTCTGCGCGGGCCCCTCCCCGCCGCCCTGCACCGCGACGACCTGCCGGAGCGGGCCGCCGGTCTCCTCACCGACGTCTGGACCGAGACCGTACGCCCCTACTGGGCCCGGCGTCGGCGCGTCCTGGAGGCCGACGTCGTCGCCCGCAGCGCACAGCTCAGCCAGGGTGGCTGGGCGGCCGCCCTGGACGCGCTGCGGCCCGGGACACGCTGGCTCGGCGACAACCGGTTGCAGGTCAACCCGCACGAGTATCCGCCGCGCGAGATCTCGGGTGCCGAGCTGTACTTCGTACCGGTCACACCGCAGAGCCACGGCTGGGTCTCATGGGAGGAACCGCACCGGTACGCGGTGGTCTACCCGTGCGTCGGGGCGCTCGCCCACTCCGGGCCCGAGGCCGTGCCGGAGAGCCTGGGCGCGCTGCTCGGTCCCGCCCGCGCCGGTGTCCTCGTCCACCTCGGCTCTCCGCTGAGCACGACCCAGCTGGTGGCGCTGACCGGGCAGGGGCTGGGCTCCGTCGGCCGGCATCTGAAGGTGCTGCTGGACGCCCGGCTGATCCAGCGGCGGCGGGCCGGGCGGTCGGTGCTGTACTCCCGTACGGCCGCCGGCGAGGTGCTCGTGAAGGCTCAGGGCGGCTGA
- a CDS encoding glutathione peroxidase, with translation MTTDNSVFDVRIDSLQGGSADLGQYRGKTVLVVNVASKCGLTPQYAGLERLHERYAAQGFTVLGVPCNQFMGQEPGTSEEIAEFCSATYGVTFPMTEKVEVNGDARHELYQRLVDTADGEGHTGDIRWNFEKFLVGPAGDVVARFSPQVEPDSVEVVAAVEKSLA, from the coding sequence ATGACTACTGACAACTCTGTGTTCGACGTCCGGATCGATTCTCTGCAGGGCGGCTCCGCGGATCTCGGGCAGTACCGCGGCAAGACCGTGCTCGTCGTGAACGTGGCCTCCAAGTGCGGGCTGACCCCGCAGTACGCGGGTCTTGAGCGGCTGCACGAGCGGTACGCCGCCCAGGGCTTCACCGTGCTCGGTGTGCCCTGCAACCAGTTCATGGGACAGGAGCCCGGCACCTCCGAGGAGATCGCCGAGTTCTGCTCCGCGACGTACGGGGTGACCTTCCCGATGACCGAGAAGGTCGAGGTGAACGGGGACGCGCGGCACGAGCTGTACCAGCGGCTGGTGGACACCGCCGACGGTGAGGGTCACACCGGTGACATCCGCTGGAACTTCGAGAAGTTCCTGGTCGGGCCGGCCGGGGATGTCGTGGCGCGGTTCTCGCCGCAGGTCGAGCCGGACTCGGTGGAGGTCGTGGCGGCGGTGGAGAAGTCGCTCGCGTAG
- a CDS encoding class I SAM-dependent methyltransferase, with translation MPETSVAHFYDELADDYHLIYADWDASIRRQGDALDGLMGQDNATVLDCSCGIGTQAIGLALHGHRVTGTDLSARAAARAVREAAHRNVTVRTGVADMRRLPFPDGRFDTVVCADNSLPHLLTEQDVHAALAEMRRVLRPAGLLLLSTRPYDDLLRDRPASASPQVHQSADGGERTVTFQLWHWHEDGEHYDMEHFQLLPNGGEWRVKVRRTVYWALGRDRLAGLVTDAGFADPEWRMPHETGFFQPLLMARAGK, from the coding sequence ATGCCTGAGACCTCGGTGGCACATTTCTATGACGAGCTGGCCGATGACTACCACCTGATCTACGCAGACTGGGACGCAAGCATTCGTCGGCAGGGAGACGCCCTGGACGGCCTGATGGGCCAGGACAACGCGACGGTGCTCGACTGCTCCTGTGGCATCGGCACGCAGGCCATCGGCCTGGCGCTGCACGGGCACCGCGTCACCGGCACGGACCTCAGCGCCCGCGCCGCCGCCCGCGCCGTCCGTGAGGCCGCCCACCGCAACGTGACGGTGCGCACGGGCGTCGCCGACATGCGACGCCTGCCGTTTCCTGACGGCCGGTTCGACACCGTCGTCTGCGCCGACAACTCCCTGCCCCATCTGCTGACGGAGCAGGACGTCCACGCCGCCCTGGCGGAGATGCGCCGCGTGCTGCGTCCCGCCGGCCTGCTGTTGCTCAGCACCCGCCCCTACGATGACCTGCTGCGCGACCGCCCCGCTTCGGCGTCTCCACAGGTCCACCAGTCCGCGGACGGGGGAGAACGGACCGTCACCTTCCAGCTCTGGCACTGGCACGAGGACGGCGAGCACTACGACATGGAGCACTTCCAACTGCTGCCGAACGGCGGAGAATGGCGCGTCAAGGTCCGTCGGACCGTCTACTGGGCGCTCGGCCGGGACCGGCTGGCCGGCCTCGTGACCGACGCGGGGTTCGCGGACCCCGAGTGGCGGATGCCGCACGAGACGGGTTTCTTCCAGCCGCTGCTCATGGCGCGCGCCGGCAAGTAG
- a CDS encoding DUF6114 domain-containing protein, producing the protein MGRRENLRAAAAGARRGFRTWRGERPFWAGLFTLAAGFPILYFPYAHLNFGAIPLALSTSAGAGSLIIGVLLVVLALSLWFQQQTRVFAGITVILLALVSFPVANFGGLLIGLVSGLIGGSLACAWVPPTGDPEAQPAVNRASTPVPVGEDHGER; encoded by the coding sequence ATCGGCAGGCGCGAGAACCTGCGCGCCGCCGCCGCCGGCGCCCGACGGGGATTCAGGACCTGGCGGGGCGAACGCCCCTTCTGGGCAGGCCTGTTCACTCTCGCGGCGGGCTTCCCCATCCTCTACTTCCCGTACGCGCACCTGAACTTCGGCGCCATTCCCCTGGCGCTGTCGACCTCGGCGGGCGCGGGGTCGCTGATCATCGGGGTTCTGCTCGTGGTCCTCGCCCTTTCCCTCTGGTTCCAGCAGCAGACGCGCGTATTCGCGGGGATCACGGTCATTCTGCTCGCGCTCGTCTCGTTTCCCGTCGCCAACTTCGGGGGCCTCCTCATCGGGCTGGTCTCCGGTCTGATCGGCGGCTCCCTGGCCTGTGCCTGGGTGCCTCCGACAGGCGACCCCGAGGCGCAGCCCGCGGTGAACCGTGCGTCGACCCCCGTCCCCGTGGGCGAGGACCACGGTGAGAGGTGA
- a CDS encoding rhomboid family intramembrane serine protease yields MGGGPDQERVGRGPVDPERMIAEARKAFFVMFGFLVIVWLVQLANSADHYALSRDYGVVPGDLGTLPDVISAPFLHWSWAHIESNSGPLFVFGFLAAYRGVVRFLGLSLLVAVTSGLLVWFFERGGVDTVGASGLIFGYFGYVVVRGIFDRHLIDTLIGIVMAASFAYLLTVAVPGTPGVSWLGHLGGLIGGLLGAWLFRDRRPRSLPTAHSGGDTGATARRTPRTGAGNPRADLHKELDDLGLL; encoded by the coding sequence ATGGGCGGCGGACCGGATCAGGAACGGGTGGGCAGGGGGCCGGTCGACCCCGAGCGGATGATCGCGGAGGCGCGGAAGGCGTTCTTCGTGATGTTCGGGTTCCTGGTGATCGTCTGGCTGGTGCAGCTGGCCAACTCGGCGGACCACTACGCCCTTTCGCGGGACTACGGGGTGGTCCCAGGCGACCTCGGGACGTTGCCGGACGTCATCAGCGCGCCCTTCCTGCACTGGAGTTGGGCACACATCGAGAGCAACTCCGGGCCGCTGTTCGTGTTCGGATTCCTCGCGGCGTACCGAGGTGTCGTCCGCTTCCTCGGACTGAGTCTGCTCGTGGCGGTGACCAGCGGACTCCTGGTGTGGTTCTTCGAACGGGGCGGCGTCGACACGGTGGGCGCCAGCGGTCTGATCTTCGGGTACTTCGGCTATGTCGTGGTCCGCGGGATCTTCGACCGGCACCTGATCGACACACTGATCGGCATCGTCATGGCGGCCTCCTTCGCCTACCTGCTCACCGTTGCCGTGCCCGGGACACCGGGGGTGAGCTGGCTCGGCCACCTCGGAGGTCTGATCGGCGGTCTGCTCGGCGCCTGGCTCTTCCGGGACCGGCGCCCGCGGTCCCTGCCGACCGCCCACTCCGGCGGCGACACCGGGGCGACCGCCCGCCGCACCCCGCGGACGGGCGCCGGCAACCCCCGCGCGGACCTGCACAAGGAACTCGACGACCTCGGCCTCCTCTAG
- a CDS encoding lanthionine synthetase LanC family protein has product MTAPEATVVVVDEVEGLAVDGLRWLTGAARETAGGGLAWTTRPSDDEPDPMLYSGTAGNVPVLLEAWRHFGDDSYADAALRAARGIADSIDGIDDDSLYFGRTGMALVLRALHEELGDTAAGAAADRALTLVRSRFDGTRWGELFELMGGNAGIGLGALLAGDAELAVLAMEPYLRTAERTAAGVHWAHRTGIESRLHHLSHGTLGIVLSLARVGVATGRADMVELALAGAADVVARDEAGPEGFLVPHSTPQYRPDVIEPISYGWCHGPAGDAQVFRLLRDTTADPGWAALADRCWHTVTRSGLPRHLRPGFWDNNGRCCGTAGVLALACDRIAEQQDPYDFAHVLVADLADRAIRDGDGARWSNVEHRATPSDLEPRTGWAMGNAGIVRELLRFVRLSRGGDPRYAFAWPDQPPVPAQATTRRRGTDAVR; this is encoded by the coding sequence ATGACGGCACCAGAAGCCACGGTCGTGGTGGTCGACGAGGTCGAGGGACTCGCGGTGGACGGCCTGCGGTGGCTGACCGGGGCGGCGCGAGAAACCGCCGGGGGAGGCCTCGCCTGGACGACCAGGCCCTCGGACGACGAGCCCGACCCGATGCTCTACAGCGGTACGGCCGGGAACGTCCCCGTGCTCCTGGAGGCGTGGCGGCACTTCGGTGACGACTCCTACGCCGACGCCGCCCTGCGCGCGGCCCGCGGCATCGCGGACTCCATCGACGGCATCGACGACGACTCCCTCTACTTCGGCCGCACCGGAATGGCACTCGTCCTGCGGGCCCTTCACGAAGAACTCGGCGACACGGCCGCCGGCGCCGCCGCCGACCGCGCGCTGACACTCGTGCGGTCACGCTTCGACGGGACCCGCTGGGGCGAGCTGTTCGAGCTGATGGGCGGCAACGCGGGGATCGGCCTCGGAGCGCTCCTGGCCGGCGATGCCGAACTGGCCGTCCTCGCCATGGAGCCGTATCTGCGGACGGCGGAGCGGACCGCGGCGGGGGTCCACTGGGCCCACCGCACCGGTATCGAGTCCCGTCTGCATCACCTCTCGCACGGCACGCTCGGCATCGTGCTGTCGCTTGCCCGGGTCGGCGTGGCCACCGGCCGTGCGGACATGGTCGAGCTGGCGCTGGCCGGTGCCGCGGACGTCGTGGCCCGCGACGAAGCGGGGCCCGAGGGGTTCCTGGTCCCGCACTCCACCCCGCAGTACCGACCGGATGTGATCGAGCCCATCAGCTACGGCTGGTGCCATGGCCCGGCCGGCGACGCCCAGGTCTTCCGGCTGCTGCGGGACACCACGGCCGACCCCGGCTGGGCCGCCCTCGCCGACCGCTGCTGGCACACGGTCACCCGCTCCGGCCTGCCCCGGCACCTGCGCCCCGGCTTCTGGGACAACAACGGCCGCTGCTGCGGGACCGCGGGCGTCCTCGCCCTGGCCTGCGACCGGATCGCCGAACAGCAGGACCCGTACGACTTCGCCCACGTCCTCGTCGCGGACCTCGCCGACCGCGCGATCCGGGACGGCGACGGCGCCCGCTGGTCGAACGTCGAGCATCGGGCCACCCCGAGCGACCTGGAACCGCGCACCGGCTGGGCGATGGGCAACGCGGGCATCGTCCGCGAACTCCTGCGCTTCGTACGGCTGAGCCGAGGGGGCGACCCTCGCTACGCGTTCGCCTGGCCGGACCAGCCCCCGGTACCCGCTCAGGCCACGACCCGCCGCCGGGGTACCGACGCCGTGCGGTGA
- a CDS encoding MFS transporter → MRSYSDLFRTPEFTPLFLTSALQGAASTVGGLALGTLVYRATDSPLLSALSMFGPSLAQVLGATTLLSAADRLPPRATTTGIALAFAFGTAAVALPGLPVAAIFGILFALGLVASLSGGVRWGLLNEILPRDGYLLGRSVFNMMSGITQVTGYAAGGFLVAAVSPRVGLLTAAALYLAAAAGTRLGLTRRAPRASGRPSVARTWRTNALLWSYGPRRTVFLLLWIPNGLIVGCESLFVSYAPEHAGVLFASAAFGMLVGDVTTGRLLAPRVRARLGAPFLLLLATPYLLFALHPGIAVSAACAAVASVGFGSSLIQQERLMALTPEELGGHALGLHSAGMLTLQGVSAALAGSVAQLTSPGAAMTVMATASIAVTAALTLSGRGRGKGRGKGMGPGTRSGTRSGGRGSVAGTTPEPTSGRAKPLP, encoded by the coding sequence ATGCGCAGCTACTCCGACCTCTTCCGCACCCCGGAGTTCACTCCGCTCTTCCTGACGTCCGCGCTCCAGGGAGCGGCCTCGACGGTGGGCGGCCTGGCCCTGGGCACCCTGGTCTACCGGGCGACGGACTCGCCCCTGCTCTCCGCCCTGAGCATGTTCGGCCCGTCCCTCGCCCAAGTGCTGGGCGCGACCACGCTCCTGTCCGCGGCGGACCGGCTGCCGCCGCGTGCGACGACGACGGGCATCGCCCTCGCCTTCGCGTTCGGTACGGCGGCGGTGGCGCTGCCCGGCCTCCCGGTGGCCGCGATCTTCGGCATCCTCTTCGCGCTCGGGCTGGTCGCCTCCCTGAGCGGCGGGGTCCGCTGGGGCCTGCTGAACGAGATCCTTCCCAGGGACGGCTATCTGCTGGGCCGTTCCGTCTTCAACATGATGAGCGGGATCACCCAGGTCACGGGGTACGCGGCGGGCGGCTTCCTGGTGGCCGCGGTGTCCCCCCGCGTCGGACTCCTGACGGCGGCGGCGCTGTACCTGGCGGCGGCGGCCGGCACCCGCCTCGGCCTCACGCGCCGCGCGCCCCGGGCCTCCGGCCGCCCGTCGGTCGCCCGGACGTGGCGCACGAACGCCCTCCTGTGGTCGTACGGTCCCCGCCGCACCGTCTTTCTGCTCCTGTGGATCCCCAACGGTCTGATCGTCGGCTGCGAATCCCTCTTCGTCTCGTACGCCCCCGAGCACGCGGGTGTCCTCTTCGCCTCCGCGGCCTTCGGCATGCTGGTGGGCGACGTGACCACCGGCCGTCTCCTCGCACCGCGCGTCCGGGCACGGCTGGGCGCCCCGTTCCTCCTGCTCCTGGCCACGCCGTACCTCCTCTTCGCCCTCCACCCGGGCATCGCGGTGTCCGCGGCCTGCGCGGCGGTCGCCTCCGTCGGCTTCGGGTCGAGCCTGATCCAGCAGGAACGGCTGATGGCGCTGACACCCGAGGAACTCGGCGGCCACGCCCTCGGGCTGCACTCCGCCGGGATGCTGACCCTGCAGGGCGTGAGCGCGGCCCTGGCGGGCTCGGTCGCCCAACTGACCTCGCCCGGCGCGGCGATGACGGTGATGGCGACGGCGTCGATCGCCGTGACGGCGGCGCTCACGCTGTCGGGGAGGGGGCGTGGGAAGGGGCGCGGGAAGGGGATGGGGCCGGGGACGAGGTCGGGGACGAGGTCGGGTGGCCGGGGGAGCGTCGCCGGAACCACACCGGAGCCGACGTCGGGCCGGGCGAAGCCCCTTCCGTAG
- a CDS encoding DUF6230 family protein, with product MLHRAGRTSWKRFARVLVPSVVAAAALGVGMAQGVLAASFLISGQKFQVALDTLDAHGLSIYGTVDVTRQGTLVPVVVTGARRAEISGLCQSVVVPIPVLGPYTLRVTGGQRSRIEARNLFLDATSVSSGQANFDDLDIGVAAGAVSKGPISPQDRNSRFFDPNGFAQQADSALLRDVRFTTVAVSATTFNVPGLDVRLRQGHHECF from the coding sequence ATGCTGCACCGCGCCGGCAGGACCTCCTGGAAGCGCTTCGCCCGCGTTCTCGTCCCGAGTGTCGTGGCCGCCGCGGCCCTCGGCGTCGGCATGGCCCAAGGAGTACTGGCCGCGTCGTTCCTCATCTCCGGCCAGAAGTTCCAGGTGGCCCTGGACACGCTGGACGCCCATGGTCTGAGCATCTACGGAACGGTGGACGTGACCAGGCAGGGCACCCTCGTGCCGGTCGTGGTCACCGGGGCCCGCCGCGCGGAGATCAGCGGGCTGTGCCAGTCCGTCGTGGTCCCGATCCCGGTCCTGGGCCCGTACACGCTGAGGGTCACCGGCGGCCAACGCAGCCGGATCGAGGCGAGGAACCTGTTCCTCGACGCGACCTCCGTGTCGAGCGGACAGGCGAATTTCGACGACCTCGACATCGGTGTGGCGGCCGGGGCGGTCAGCAAGGGCCCGATCAGCCCGCAGGACAGGAACTCCCGGTTCTTCGACCCCAACGGCTTCGCCCAGCAGGCGGATTCGGCCCTCCTGAGAGACGTGCGCTTCACCACGGTCGCGGTCTCGGCCACCACCTTCAACGTCCCCGGCCTCGATGTGCGACTCAGGCAAGGCCACCACGAGTGCTTCTGA